In Triticum aestivum cultivar Chinese Spring chromosome 5B, IWGSC CS RefSeq v2.1, whole genome shotgun sequence, the following proteins share a genomic window:
- the LOC123115532 gene encoding uncharacterized protein, giving the protein MLPLVNMQAPPGREISRQQQMMTKVSISILVMALPVLYVSVLRVPPATLFRDTTFWFLMSNSIIVVIAADSGMLFFGSSPSTSPCVDDRPFVVSNYNGDAAAVPPMVSVSSDEPLLPVVVVEDQPLVVARDVLLHGDTAVDSHAHALVVRGEEGVRPKMATSGTPSHAYATGEGDDDGVTVKARLTASRSLAREERAARRRRSRSHSHALVPDTVVVQDKSVVVVRDEKLRRTATEGRRPPTAAEEEESEYYARLSDEELNRRVEDFITRFNREIRLQVEKEELQA; this is encoded by the coding sequence ATGCTGCCGCTGGTGAACATGCAGGCTCCGCCGGGGAGAGAGATCAGCAGGCAGCAGCAGATGATGACCAAGGTGTCCATCTCCATCCTGGTGATGGCGCTGCCGGTGCTCTACGTCTCCGTCCTCCGCGTGCCGCCGGCCACGCTCTTCCGGGACACCACCTTCTGGTTCCTCATGTCCAACTCCATCATCGTCGTCATCGCCGCCGACTCCGGCATGCTCTTCTTCGGCTCCTCCCCGTCCACCTCCCCCTGCGTCGACGACCGCCCCTTCGTCGTCTCCAACTACAACGGCGACGCAGCAGCGGTGCCGCCAATGGTTAGCGTCTCCAGCGACGAGCCGCTGCTGCCTGTGGTGGTCGTCGAGGACCAACCGTTGGTTGTCGCGAGGGACGTCCTCCTCCATGGCGACACGGCCGTGGACAGCCATGCACACGCATTGGTTGTACGAGGCGAAGAAGGTGTTCGGCCGAAGATGGCCACGTCCGGCACACCGTCCCATGCTTACGCCACCGGTGAGGGTGACGACGACGGCGTGACGGTGAAAGCCAGGCTGACGGCGAGCAGGAGCCTGGCGAGGGAGGagagggcggcgaggaggcggcggagcaggTCCCACTCGCACGCGCTCGTGCCCGACACGGTGGTGGTGCAGGACAAGAGCGTGGTCGTCGTGAGGGACGAGAAGCTCCGGCGCACGGCCACGGAGGGCCGGCGCCCGCCCACCGCcgcagaggaggaggagagcgagtaCTACGCGCGGCTCTCCGACGAGGAGCTCAACCGGAGGGTGGAGGACTTCATCACCAGGTTCAACAGGGAGATCAGGCTGCAGGTCGAGAAGGAGGAGCTGCAAGCCTGA